One region of Pararhizobium qamdonense genomic DNA includes:
- a CDS encoding MATE family efflux transporter, translating into MQPVDMKENWNRRMVMLALPIILANLAQPILSLVDTMVAGHLPGSSYLGGVALAGVLFNFLFWSFSFLRMATTGLVSQAWGAQDGALMRLHLLRALLIAATGGAIIIILQKPIVELGLGFLGGSAAVYESASAYAFARIWSAPAALGNFVLLGYLLGCQRVMISLALQIALNVINLVATLTLVFVFDWGVAGIGAGTALAEWIALIAGLVIVKPFGARPALALRDLLDRLAFQRLIAVNRDIFLRSLFLLICFGWFARSGAAEGDAILAANAILLNLHGFTSYGLDGFAHATETLVGSVIGAKRKDALTRVIKAAFLWSGLVALLFSLCYAFAGPSIIALLTNQEDVRAVATIFLPYLVVLPLVSVTSYMLDGVFIGAMRTRELRNSMFVSTVIFLVAAYVLQQFFGNHGLWMAMMVLMFARAATLGISLKRRGFIDG; encoded by the coding sequence TTGCAGCCTGTAGATATGAAGGAAAACTGGAACCGCCGGATGGTGATGCTGGCGCTTCCCATTATTCTGGCCAATCTGGCGCAGCCGATCCTGTCCCTGGTCGATACGATGGTGGCCGGGCATTTGCCCGGCTCCTCCTATCTCGGCGGTGTCGCGCTTGCCGGGGTGCTGTTCAACTTCCTGTTCTGGAGTTTCAGCTTCCTGCGAATGGCAACGACCGGCCTGGTTTCCCAAGCTTGGGGTGCGCAAGACGGCGCTCTGATGCGCCTGCATCTGCTCCGGGCACTTCTAATTGCCGCAACCGGCGGAGCGATTATCATCATCCTGCAAAAGCCGATCGTCGAGCTTGGATTGGGATTCCTCGGCGGTAGTGCAGCGGTCTATGAAAGCGCTTCGGCCTACGCCTTTGCCCGCATCTGGTCCGCCCCTGCCGCGCTTGGAAATTTCGTCCTTCTCGGCTATCTCCTCGGATGCCAGCGGGTGATGATTTCGCTCGCCCTGCAGATCGCACTCAACGTCATCAATCTCGTTGCGACATTGACGCTGGTCTTTGTGTTCGACTGGGGCGTTGCCGGTATTGGTGCCGGCACAGCGCTTGCGGAGTGGATTGCCTTGATCGCGGGGCTTGTGATCGTCAAGCCGTTTGGCGCACGCCCGGCGCTGGCGTTGAGGGATCTTCTGGACAGGCTGGCGTTCCAGCGTCTTATCGCCGTCAACCGCGACATCTTTTTACGCAGCCTGTTTCTTCTGATCTGCTTTGGCTGGTTTGCCCGCAGCGGGGCTGCTGAGGGCGACGCCATTCTGGCGGCCAACGCCATCCTTCTCAATCTCCACGGCTTCACATCCTACGGTCTGGATGGGTTTGCCCACGCCACCGAAACGCTTGTCGGCTCTGTCATCGGTGCAAAACGCAAGGACGCGCTCACCCGCGTGATCAAAGCAGCCTTTCTGTGGTCGGGATTGGTCGCACTTCTGTTTTCGCTGTGTTATGCATTTGCCGGCCCATCGATCATCGCGCTCCTCACCAATCAGGAGGATGTGCGGGCCGTTGCCACCATCTTCCTTCCGTATCTCGTCGTCCTGCCGCTCGTTTCGGTCACCAGCTATATGCTCGACGGGGTTTTTATCGGCGCAATGCGAACACGGGAATTGCGCAACAGCATGTTTGTTTCGACGGTCATCTTCCTTGTGGCGGCCTATGTGTTGCAGCAATTCTTCGGCAATCATGGACTGTGGATGGCTATGATGGTGCTGATGTTTGCAAGAGCCGCAACGTTGGGTATCAGTCTGAAACGGCGGGGCTTTATCGACGGGTAG
- a CDS encoding response regulator transcription factor translates to MMLLDGNEHDAAGASRRVGPQRVILILANSGSISPSLIDALEREFPWIRVEQVDTIDTACAVFSYPVALILVDRALMRKAEAEASELLRMHPHALTAVIEPYDKVLVTSISDVIRSPLIRSVLPMDLRLDVWLSIMRLLLCGAEYLPPALIHEAKLRDQKAHAYSDNGTAKTANVNMASLTTRESQILGMVSHGLQNKLIAAECGLSEHTVKIHLHHIIRKLGVHNRTEAAARFRNLHDGSRAMNEN, encoded by the coding sequence ATGATGCTGTTGGACGGGAATGAGCATGACGCTGCGGGGGCCAGCAGACGCGTTGGACCACAACGGGTCATTTTGATCCTGGCAAACAGCGGGAGCATATCGCCATCTCTTATCGATGCTTTGGAGCGCGAATTCCCATGGATACGGGTCGAGCAGGTCGATACGATCGACACCGCATGTGCGGTCTTCTCCTATCCGGTCGCACTCATCCTGGTCGATAGAGCCTTGATGAGAAAAGCCGAGGCCGAGGCCTCCGAACTCCTGCGCATGCATCCACACGCATTGACTGCGGTGATCGAGCCCTATGACAAGGTTTTGGTGACATCGATCAGCGATGTCATCAGGTCTCCGCTTATTCGAAGCGTTTTGCCGATGGATCTCAGGCTCGACGTCTGGTTGTCGATCATGCGATTGCTTCTGTGTGGTGCTGAGTATTTGCCTCCTGCACTGATTCACGAAGCAAAACTCCGCGACCAGAAAGCACATGCATATTCAGACAACGGCACGGCCAAGACCGCTAACGTCAATATGGCGTCGCTCACCACACGGGAATCGCAAATCTTGGGCATGGTTTCGCATGGTCTGCAAAATAAGCTGATCGCTGCGGAATGCGGTTTGTCGGAGCATACCGTCAAGATTCACCTGCACCACATCATCCGGAAATTGGGTGTTCACAACAGGACAGAGGCCGCAGCGCGGTTTCGCAACCTCCATGACGGCAGCCGCGCGATGAACGAGAATTAG
- a CDS encoding polysaccharide biosynthesis/export family protein, which yields MLVSFRRHESALRTLFAAVALSVLGGAFSPVLAADDQFQPQTKIRLTVVQWMPSKGVYERWDALGGEFMISQAKTVSLPIIGTVSVGGLDGAGLAAEIARQLKTKIGLVQTPEATIEILERPPIYVIGDVNKPGEYGFHPGLTVLQSVAMSGGEFRPSNGSKRSFDKTGYVGQLQEIGNAILRSKIKIARLQAEMSDGTEMRLEPDMQDGHGIAAAIFEQEKIIYAARRNDMDRQSKSYAELRDLLTSEIATIEKKISSTDEDIVSVQKELTNVKSMVERGIALPSRQSDLERTLRSYHGNRLDLVTAIMRARQNIAETTRSLDGLYDKQRTEVAVELQLEQASLDQQNLKRDTTQKLLLEALSGDAGSPAEAGGATLAFSVTRQEGQSIREIPALDSTVLQPGDVVRVSRKAPVAPADAMVSPVDAETQSEQASQ from the coding sequence TTGCTTGTTTCATTCCGGCGTCACGAAAGCGCATTGCGTACACTGTTTGCCGCAGTCGCACTCAGTGTTTTGGGCGGCGCTTTTTCGCCCGTTCTCGCGGCTGATGATCAATTCCAGCCGCAGACAAAAATTCGCCTGACGGTCGTCCAGTGGATGCCCTCCAAGGGCGTTTATGAGAGGTGGGACGCGCTCGGTGGCGAATTCATGATTTCACAGGCGAAAACGGTGTCGCTTCCGATTATCGGCACGGTTTCCGTTGGGGGTCTTGATGGCGCGGGTCTGGCTGCAGAAATTGCCAGGCAATTGAAGACCAAAATCGGACTGGTGCAGACACCCGAGGCGACCATCGAAATTCTGGAGCGGCCGCCGATCTACGTTATCGGTGACGTGAACAAGCCTGGCGAATACGGGTTTCATCCGGGGCTGACGGTCCTGCAATCGGTGGCGATGAGCGGCGGGGAATTCAGGCCGTCGAACGGCTCAAAGAGGAGCTTTGATAAAACGGGTTATGTCGGCCAGTTGCAGGAGATCGGCAACGCGATTCTGCGCAGCAAAATCAAAATTGCCCGTCTTCAGGCTGAAATGTCGGATGGGACGGAAATGCGCCTGGAGCCGGACATGCAAGACGGCCACGGGATCGCTGCGGCCATATTCGAGCAGGAAAAAATTATCTACGCCGCTCGCCGCAATGACATGGATCGCCAGTCGAAATCCTATGCCGAGTTGCGCGATCTCCTCACATCCGAAATCGCCACGATCGAAAAGAAGATTTCCAGCACGGACGAGGACATTGTGTCCGTCCAAAAAGAACTGACCAATGTCAAAAGCATGGTCGAGCGCGGCATCGCGCTGCCATCGCGCCAATCCGACCTCGAGCGCACATTGCGCAGCTATCACGGCAACCGGCTCGACCTTGTGACGGCCATCATGCGGGCGCGCCAGAATATCGCTGAGACAACGCGCAGCCTCGATGGTCTCTACGACAAGCAGCGCACGGAAGTGGCCGTCGAACTCCAATTGGAACAGGCAAGCCTCGACCAGCAAAATCTGAAGCGGGACACGACGCAGAAGCTTCTGCTGGAGGCTTTGTCGGGAGATGCCGGTTCGCCGGCCGAGGCGGGTGGAGCGACGCTGGCTTTCAGCGTGACACGGCAGGAAGGCCAATCCATCCGCGAGATACCGGCATTGGATTCCACGGTCCTGCAGCCAGGCGATGTCGTGCGGGTCAGCCGCAAAGCGCCTGTGGCCCCGGCTGACGCCATGGTTTCCCCGGTGGATGCGGAAACCCAATCGGAACAGGCAAGTCAGTGA
- the rfbA gene encoding glucose-1-phosphate thymidylyltransferase RfbA, translated as MKGIILAGGSGTRLYPLTIAVSKQMLPIYDKPMIFYPLSVLMLAGIREILIISTPRDLPCFQELFGDGSDFGLSLSYAEQPHPNGLAEAFIIGRDFIGKDNVAMILGDNIFFGHGLPNICRQATAREKGASVFAYHVEDPERYGVVSFDKLTGKAMTIEEKPAEPKSNWAVTGLYFYDNDVIDIASSIRPSDRGELEITTVNNIYLERGDLHVCQLGRGYAWLDTGTYDSLQDASSFVRTVERRQGIQIACPEEIALDMGWLQPEEVLRRACLLGKTAYAAYLRRRVEEYAA; from the coding sequence ATGAAGGGGATCATACTTGCCGGGGGTAGCGGCACGCGTCTCTACCCTCTGACGATCGCGGTATCGAAACAGATGCTGCCAATCTACGACAAACCCATGATTTTCTACCCCTTGAGCGTCTTGATGCTGGCCGGCATCCGCGAAATTCTCATCATTTCCACGCCGCGCGACCTCCCCTGTTTCCAGGAGCTGTTTGGCGATGGGTCCGATTTCGGACTGAGCCTGTCTTATGCCGAACAGCCCCATCCGAATGGGCTCGCAGAAGCTTTCATCATTGGCCGCGACTTCATCGGCAAGGACAATGTCGCGATGATCCTCGGCGACAATATCTTCTTCGGGCATGGACTTCCCAATATTTGCAGGCAGGCGACGGCACGGGAAAAGGGTGCTTCGGTCTTTGCCTATCATGTCGAGGATCCCGAGCGCTACGGTGTCGTCAGCTTCGACAAATTGACCGGCAAAGCCATGACGATCGAAGAAAAGCCGGCCGAGCCGAAATCCAACTGGGCCGTGACCGGACTGTATTTTTACGACAATGATGTCATCGACATCGCCTCTTCCATCAGGCCATCCGATCGGGGCGAGCTCGAGATCACCACCGTCAACAATATCTATCTCGAGCGGGGCGATCTGCATGTCTGCCAGCTTGGGCGTGGCTATGCCTGGCTCGATACCGGCACCTATGACAGCCTGCAGGATGCCTCCTCGTTTGTGCGAACAGTGGAACGGCGGCAGGGGATCCAAATCGCCTGCCCGGAGGAAATTGCTCTGGATATGGGTTGGCTCCAGCCCGAAGAGGTCCTGCGGCGTGCATGCCTGCTCGGCAAGACCGCCTATGCGGCCTATCTGCGCCGGCGCGTAGAGGAATATGCAGCATGA
- the rfbC gene encoding dTDP-4-dehydrorhamnose 3,5-epimerase, with amino-acid sequence MSLQIKSLGLDGVLEILPPKFQDDRGFFSETWNAQLLSDSGVKLDFVQDNHSRSIAPGVLRGLHYQLPPYAQDKLVRVVKGSIFDVVVDIRRGSPSFAQWTALRISASKWNQVLVPKGFAHGFLTLEPDTEVVYKVTSPYSASHSRSIRYDDPDIGIIWPMNASAFQLSDNDRMAQSLDTAEVFDMAEENAL; translated from the coding sequence ATGAGCCTCCAGATCAAATCGCTGGGGCTGGACGGTGTCTTGGAAATCCTGCCGCCGAAGTTTCAAGATGATCGGGGATTCTTCTCCGAAACATGGAACGCGCAATTGCTGAGCGACAGCGGCGTTAAGCTCGACTTTGTCCAGGACAATCATTCCCGCTCGATTGCGCCAGGCGTGCTGCGCGGGCTGCATTACCAACTTCCGCCCTATGCGCAGGACAAACTTGTTCGGGTGGTCAAGGGCTCCATCTTTGACGTCGTCGTCGATATCCGGCGTGGTTCTCCCAGTTTTGCGCAGTGGACAGCCCTGCGCATTTCTGCCTCCAAATGGAACCAGGTGCTCGTGCCCAAGGGGTTCGCCCATGGTTTTCTGACACTCGAGCCGGACACGGAGGTGGTCTACAAGGTCACCAGTCCCTACTCAGCCAGCCACAGCCGCTCGATACGCTACGACGACCCAGATATCGGGATTATCTGGCCGATGAATGCTTCGGCATTTCAACTCTCCGACAACGATCGCATGGCGCAGTCCCTTGATACAGCAGAGGTTTTCGACATGGCTGAGGAGAATGCGCTATGA
- the rfbB gene encoding dTDP-glucose 4,6-dehydratase: MNILVTGGAGFIGSALCRHLVEIGETVINVDKLTYAGNLASLRSVETRANYRFVNADICNEAALGELMRRERIDRVIHLAAETHVDRSIDGPAQFIETNIVGTFRLLQASLKYWRQLSETAQRQFRFHHVSTDEVFGDLPFDDSTFNEQTPYAPSSPYSASKAASDHLVRAWHHTFGLPIVMSNCSNNYGPYHFPEKLIPLVLLNALDEKPLPVYGAGMNVRDWLYVEDHARALALIASQGTIGESYNIGGSCERSNLAVVQAICDILDSAKPRRNQKSYRDLICFVADRPGHDRRYAMDTTKIESELGWKPQESFETGLSQTIAWYLDNEWWWRPIRDGAYAGARLGRLAAVQ, encoded by the coding sequence ATGAATATCCTCGTTACGGGTGGTGCAGGTTTCATTGGTTCGGCGCTGTGCCGGCATCTCGTCGAGATCGGCGAGACCGTCATCAATGTCGATAAACTCACCTATGCCGGCAATCTGGCCTCTCTGCGATCCGTCGAAACCCGAGCGAACTATCGCTTCGTCAATGCCGATATCTGCAATGAAGCCGCGCTCGGCGAGCTGATGAGGCGGGAGAGGATCGACCGCGTCATTCATCTGGCAGCTGAAACACATGTCGACCGGTCGATCGATGGACCGGCCCAATTTATTGAAACCAACATTGTCGGCACCTTCCGGCTTCTTCAGGCATCGTTGAAATACTGGCGCCAGCTGTCTGAAACCGCGCAGCGGCAATTCCGCTTCCATCATGTTTCCACTGACGAAGTCTTTGGCGATCTGCCGTTCGACGACAGCACCTTCAACGAGCAAACACCTTATGCGCCGTCATCGCCCTATTCCGCGTCGAAGGCGGCGTCGGATCATCTGGTTCGCGCCTGGCATCACACTTTCGGCCTGCCGATCGTCATGTCCAATTGCTCGAACAATTACGGGCCCTACCATTTTCCGGAAAAACTCATTCCGTTGGTTCTTCTGAATGCGCTCGACGAGAAGCCCTTGCCGGTCTATGGCGCGGGAATGAACGTGCGTGACTGGCTCTATGTCGAAGATCATGCACGCGCGCTTGCGCTGATCGCAAGCCAGGGCACCATCGGCGAAAGCTACAATATCGGCGGAAGCTGCGAGCGTTCCAATCTCGCGGTCGTTCAGGCGATTTGCGATATTCTGGACAGCGCGAAGCCCCGCCGCAATCAAAAAAGCTACCGTGATCTCATCTGTTTCGTGGCCGACAGGCCCGGTCATGATCGCCGTTACGCGATGGATACAACGAAAATCGAGAGCGAGCTGGGTTGGAAGCCGCAGGAGAGTTTCGAGACCGGACTTTCGCAGACCATTGCCTGGTATCTCGACAATGAATGGTGGTGGAGGCCGATCCGGGATGGCGCTTATGCTGGTGCCCGGCTTGGCAGATTGGCTGCCGTGCAATGA
- the rfbD gene encoding dTDP-4-dehydrorhamnose reductase, translating to MKILVTGTKGQVVTSLVEAAAAMDDIELVAVGRPDFDLADPSSVRQTILAAKPDVVVSSAAYTAVDRAEDERNLAYAINVMGAAAVAEAAAVLRVPIIHLSTDYVFSGTDPYPYLEDDEAEPKTVYGYTKLRSERAVASVNPRHVILRTSWVYSPFGANFVKTMLRIATERESVGVVSDQWGNPTSALDLATAILLIATYPARYNTGIYHFTGTGETNWSGFARHVFDISRAHGGPYADVEDILSSDYRTRARRPANSCLSTDKFERVFGWRAPSWQASVETVVRRIIDRDYPNFSSPLHGAHKA from the coding sequence ATGAAAATCCTGGTGACCGGCACGAAAGGGCAGGTGGTCACCAGCCTTGTCGAGGCCGCTGCCGCCATGGACGATATCGAGCTGGTCGCCGTTGGCCGGCCGGATTTCGATCTCGCCGACCCCTCCTCGGTCAGACAGACAATTCTTGCAGCCAAGCCTGACGTCGTCGTATCGTCCGCCGCCTATACTGCGGTTGACCGGGCCGAGGACGAACGCAATCTGGCTTATGCCATCAACGTCATGGGGGCCGCGGCGGTCGCCGAGGCCGCCGCCGTTCTGCGTGTGCCGATCATTCATCTTTCCACCGACTACGTGTTTTCCGGAACCGATCCCTACCCTTATCTGGAGGATGACGAGGCCGAACCGAAAACCGTGTACGGATACACCAAGTTGCGCAGCGAGCGCGCTGTGGCCAGCGTCAATCCGCGCCATGTCATCCTGCGGACGAGCTGGGTCTACAGTCCGTTCGGTGCAAACTTTGTGAAAACCATGCTGCGCATTGCCACGGAGCGGGAGAGCGTCGGTGTGGTCTCCGATCAGTGGGGAAATCCGACCTCGGCTCTCGACCTCGCAACAGCGATCCTTCTGATCGCAACCTACCCCGCCAGATACAATACCGGCATTTATCACTTTACCGGAACAGGCGAGACAAACTGGTCGGGGTTTGCCCGGCATGTGTTTGACATCAGCCGGGCCCATGGCGGCCCGTATGCCGACGTCGAAGACATTCTGTCCAGCGATTACCGTACCAGGGCCAGACGCCCGGCAAATTCCTGTCTTTCGACCGACAAGTTCGAAAGGGTGTTCGGCTGGCGCGCACCAAGCTGGCAAGCCAGCGTGGAAACGGTTGTCCGGCGCATCATCGACAGGGATTATCCCAATTTCTCTTCGCCGCTGCACGGCGCACATAAGGCTTGA
- a CDS encoding O-antigen translocase yields MNARATPSDGQTYTQILKSTALIGGSSLITVAFSIIRNKAMAVILGPEGVGLMAIYSSIADIAQAVAGLGVQSSGVRQIAEAVGTGDAEKIARTAFILQRISIVLGIAGTLLLACLAFPVAHLTFGDHQHAASVAFLSLAIFFRLASAGQTAMIQGMREISVLARINLLTAVFATVVTIPLVYFFGFEGVAPSLVAIAAVTLLISWWYSRKMPQSAGKLSAPQFRQELGGLLKLGLVFMASGLLTLAAAYIVRIIVLQHGGIVAAGLYQSAWALGSLYAGFILQAMGTDFYPRLTAIAGDHTACNRLVNEQAQVSILLAGPGVLATLTFAPLVMRLFYSPEFYGAADLLRWICLGMLLRIIAWPMGFIVLAKGEQAIFFWTEVAATVVHIGLAWLLVAEFGLAGSAAAFFGLYLWHSILIYFFARKLTGFRWSPANLKIGLIFIVSSALVFCATLFLPFWQATAFGSLAVLLSGLYSLKMLIGLLPPEQLPRPVRRWVLRVA; encoded by the coding sequence ATGAATGCGCGCGCGACACCGTCCGATGGACAGACCTACACGCAGATCCTCAAATCGACAGCCTTGATCGGCGGATCGTCGCTGATCACCGTTGCGTTCTCGATCATCCGCAACAAGGCGATGGCGGTCATTCTTGGACCCGAGGGCGTCGGGTTGATGGCCATCTACAGTTCGATCGCCGATATCGCCCAGGCTGTCGCAGGTCTGGGTGTCCAATCCAGCGGCGTGCGTCAGATTGCCGAGGCGGTCGGAACGGGCGATGCCGAAAAGATTGCCCGGACGGCCTTCATTTTGCAGCGCATCTCGATCGTCCTTGGTATTGCCGGCACGCTGTTGCTGGCATGTCTGGCATTTCCGGTCGCACATCTCACCTTCGGTGACCATCAGCATGCCGCCAGCGTCGCATTCCTCTCGCTGGCGATTTTCTTCCGGCTCGCTTCGGCGGGACAGACGGCGATGATTCAAGGCATGCGGGAGATCTCGGTGCTTGCCCGCATCAATCTGCTTACGGCAGTGTTTGCGACGGTGGTCACCATCCCTCTGGTCTACTTTTTCGGCTTTGAAGGCGTGGCGCCGTCGCTCGTTGCGATCGCTGCCGTGACCTTGCTGATCTCGTGGTGGTACAGCCGCAAGATGCCGCAAAGCGCCGGCAAATTGTCCGCGCCGCAGTTCAGGCAGGAACTGGGCGGGCTGCTGAAACTCGGGCTCGTCTTTATGGCCAGTGGATTGCTCACCCTTGCAGCCGCCTATATCGTGCGCATCATCGTGCTGCAGCACGGCGGCATTGTTGCGGCAGGGCTGTATCAGTCCGCCTGGGCACTCGGCAGCCTTTATGCCGGCTTTATCCTGCAGGCGATGGGCACCGACTTCTATCCGCGCCTGACGGCGATTGCCGGCGATCACACCGCTTGTAACCGTCTGGTCAACGAACAGGCCCAGGTCAGCATTCTGCTTGCCGGTCCGGGCGTGCTGGCAACGCTAACCTTTGCGCCTCTCGTCATGCGGCTGTTCTATTCTCCGGAATTCTATGGTGCTGCAGATCTCTTGCGCTGGATCTGCCTTGGCATGCTCCTGCGCATCATTGCCTGGCCCATGGGCTTCATCGTGCTGGCAAAGGGCGAACAGGCGATCTTCTTCTGGACGGAAGTTGCCGCGACCGTGGTGCATATCGGTCTCGCCTGGTTGCTGGTGGCCGAGTTCGGACTCGCCGGTTCTGCGGCTGCATTTTTCGGGCTCTACCTCTGGCACAGCATCCTCATCTACTTCTTCGCGCGCAAACTCACAGGCTTCCGCTGGTCTCCCGCCAATCTAAAAATCGGACTGATCTTCATCGTCTCCTCAGCCCTGGTGTTCTGCGCAACGCTTTTTCTCCCCTTCTGGCAAGCGACGGCCTTTGGCTCTCTCGCCGTGCTGCTGAGTGGACTGTATTCCTTGAAAATGCTGATCGGGCTTTTGCCGCCGGAGCAGCTTCCGCGTCCGGTCAGACGATGGGTTCTGAGAGTTGCCTGA
- a CDS encoding DegT/DnrJ/EryC1/StrS family aminotransferase codes for MSPVLPQIPVAKPLLDEREVEAVRRVVLSGWVTQGPEVAAFESEFADFVQADHACAVSNCTTALHLALKAVGVGPGDEVITVSHTFIATANAIRYLGGMPVFVDIEANGFNIDPQLIQAEITSRTKAILCVHQLGMPCDLATIVEIGKSNGIPVIEDAACATGSEILIDGQWEKIGRPRGDIACFSFHPRKVVTTGDGGMLTTANAEYDRKFRLWRQHGMSVPDTIRHGSRQVIYEGYPELGYNYRMTDLQAAMGRVQLTRLPELISRRRHLADLYRQELRNITWLETPVEPSWARSNWQSCCVMLPPWLDQRETMQVLLDQGISTRRGIMNIHREDAYADKTTHRVAAGQLARSVAAQEGAIILPLFAQMTDEEVLLVTETLRNLCLAPQRATA; via the coding sequence ATGAGCCCGGTCCTTCCCCAGATCCCCGTCGCCAAGCCCCTGCTCGATGAAAGGGAGGTGGAGGCGGTCCGCCGCGTCGTATTGTCCGGCTGGGTGACGCAAGGTCCGGAGGTTGCCGCGTTCGAAAGCGAATTCGCAGACTTCGTCCAGGCCGATCATGCCTGCGCCGTTTCAAACTGCACGACGGCGTTGCATCTGGCGTTGAAGGCCGTTGGCGTTGGCCCCGGAGACGAGGTCATCACCGTCAGCCATACGTTCATCGCAACGGCGAATGCCATCCGCTATCTGGGCGGCATGCCGGTCTTTGTCGATATCGAAGCCAATGGCTTCAATATCGACCCTCAGCTGATCCAGGCGGAAATCACCTCTCGGACCAAAGCGATCCTGTGCGTGCATCAGCTCGGCATGCCCTGCGACCTTGCAACGATCGTTGAGATCGGCAAAAGCAATGGCATTCCGGTCATCGAGGACGCAGCCTGCGCAACCGGGAGTGAAATCCTCATCGATGGCCAGTGGGAAAAAATCGGCCGGCCGCGGGGCGATATTGCCTGTTTTTCGTTTCATCCCCGCAAGGTCGTCACGACTGGCGATGGCGGCATGCTGACGACAGCCAATGCCGAATATGACCGCAAGTTCCGGCTGTGGCGGCAACACGGCATGAGCGTGCCCGATACGATCCGCCATGGATCGCGCCAGGTCATCTATGAGGGCTATCCGGAGCTTGGCTATAATTATCGCATGACCGACCTTCAGGCCGCGATGGGCAGGGTGCAGCTCACCCGGCTGCCGGAACTGATATCGCGGCGGCGTCATCTGGCCGATCTCTACCGGCAGGAACTTCGCAACATCACCTGGCTTGAGACCCCCGTTGAGCCATCCTGGGCCCGCAGCAACTGGCAGAGCTGTTGCGTCATGCTTCCGCCATGGCTTGACCAGCGCGAGACGATGCAGGTGTTGCTGGACCAGGGTATTTCGACCCGGCGCGGCATCATGAACATTCATCGCGAAGACGCTTATGCCGATAAGACAACACATCGGGTTGCTGCAGGCCAGCTCGCGCGAAGTGTGGCGGCGCAGGAAGGGGCGATCATTCTCCCCCTGTTTGCGCAGATGACCGACGAAGAGGTGCTTCTTGTCACCGAGACGCTTCGCAATCTGTGCCTTGCGCCGCAGAGAGCGACCGCATAA
- a CDS encoding NAD-dependent epimerase/dehydratase family protein yields the protein MKDKRILITGGAGLVGSHIADLVAREQPREILIFDNFVRGRRENLAEAQAIFPLTVIEGDIRDRALLAKHFKGVDIVFHQAAIRITQCAEDPRLAFEVLAEGTFNVLEAAVEAKVGKVIAASSASVLGLAESFPTTEEHHSYNNRTIYGAAKAFNEGLLRSFAEMYGLDYVALRYFNVYGPRMDVYGAYTEVLIRWMERISAGLPPIINGDGSQTMDFVHIHDIARANMLAAKSGITDEVFNVASGEETSLLELAKLLTSVMNASLAPQHQEARKVNAVTRRLADTNKAERLLGFKAQVSLEDGLRGLVDWWRQERVLDVGGRAA from the coding sequence ATGAAAGACAAGCGGATCCTTATTACCGGCGGCGCCGGCCTCGTCGGCTCGCATATTGCCGATCTCGTGGCGCGCGAGCAGCCGCGCGAAATCCTGATCTTTGATAATTTCGTGCGTGGCCGCCGGGAAAATTTGGCGGAGGCGCAGGCGATCTTTCCGCTGACCGTCATCGAAGGAGATATCCGCGACCGCGCTTTGCTGGCAAAGCATTTCAAAGGTGTCGATATCGTCTTCCATCAGGCAGCGATCCGGATCACGCAATGCGCCGAGGATCCCCGGCTTGCATTTGAAGTTTTGGCCGAGGGAACGTTCAATGTTCTCGAAGCGGCCGTTGAGGCCAAGGTGGGAAAAGTGATCGCCGCCTCATCCGCCTCCGTTCTGGGTCTTGCCGAAAGTTTCCCGACGACCGAGGAACATCACTCCTACAACAACCGGACCATCTACGGCGCCGCCAAGGCGTTCAACGAAGGATTGTTGCGCAGCTTTGCCGAAATGTACGGCCTGGACTATGTCGCGCTGCGTTACTTCAACGTCTATGGTCCCCGCATGGATGTCTATGGTGCCTATACCGAGGTGCTGATCCGCTGGATGGAACGGATATCAGCGGGCTTGCCGCCTATCATCAATGGTGATGGCAGCCAAACCATGGATTTCGTCCATATTCACGATATCGCGCGGGCCAATATGCTTGCCGCAAAGTCCGGCATTACCGACGAGGTCTTCAACGTTGCGAGCGGTGAAGAGACCAGCCTGCTTGAGCTTGCCAAGCTCTTGACGAGCGTGATGAACGCGTCGCTGGCGCCGCAACATCAGGAAGCGCGCAAAGTGAACGCCGTGACGCGGAGGCTCGCCGACACGAACAAGGCCGAGCGTCTTTTGGGATTTAAAGCCCAGGTGTCATTGGAAGACGGCCTGCGCGGTCTTGTCGATTGGTGGCGCCAGGAACGGGTGCTGGACGTGGGAGGGCGCGCCGCATGA